The genomic region TATCAGCAACATCGAAGGGAACCTCGGGGATAACGGTGTAATGTGCGCCGCCGGCCATACCCGCGTGCAAGGCAATCCAGCCCACGTGGCGGCCCATGACTTCCACAATCAAAATACGGTTATGGGACTCCGCGGTCGTGTGCAAGCGGTCAATCGCGTCGGTGGCCACCGAAACTGCGGTATCAAAGCCAAAGGTGTAGTCCGTGGCGTTGACGTCATTGTCAATGGTTTTGGGAACACCAATAACAGGGACGCCATTATCGGCCAACCACTTGGCACCCTTCAAGGTGCCTTCACCGCCAATGGCAATAAGGGCATCAACACCCGCGTCATCCAGGTTGGACTTGATGGTATCGAGGCCTGCTTTAAATTTATCGGGGTGCAGGCGGCCCGTGCCTAAGATGGTGCCGCCGCGCAGCAAGATGCGGTCAATGGTGGCATCGTCATAGAGGTCGCGGCGGCGGTCTTCCATCAAGCCCACCCAACCGTCTTCATAGCCGACAACGGTATCGCCAAATTCATTGGACGCGGTGCGCACGATAGCTCGAATAACTGCATTTAGGCCGGGGCAGTCGCCGCCGGAAGTCAGGGTGGCAAGTCGCATATCCACTACCCTAGTTTGCAACGCAGAAAAGTGCTTGAAGCCCACGTCAAGCAGGTTGAGTGTCTAGCTGGTTTTGCCCAGGGTGTTTTCAAAAAATGCCACGGCAATCAAACCAGCGACCATCACCGCTGCCGGTAGCAATACCGCGAGCGCCATGCCGTGGTTGAGTCCGAAGCTCACCGCACCTACTTGCATGGCAGCGCCCACGGCCGCCGCGCCGACCACCGCGCCGGTTTGCCGGGTGGTGTTATAGACCCCAGAGGCAGCACCCATGTATTTAAGCTCCACGGTGCGCATGGCCGTCACGGAGTTGGGAGCCCACACAAAGGCATTGCCAATACCCAACAGCGTCGATGCCCCAATAAACCACAACAGGTTGGCATCGGTGTACATAATCCCGGCAATCCACACCAAAGACGCCACCACCGAGCCAAAACCAATAACTGACAGCACCCGCGGGTTGATGCGGTCGGCCAAAGGTCCCACGATGGGCGAGCCTAGCCCCGCCGCTACCGCCATGGGAACCATCATTAACCCGGCGGTGGCGGAATCTAATCCGCGGCCAGTTTGAAACCACATCATAATCGGCAGCATCTGCGAAGACACGGCAAAGCCCATGGTGGAAATAGAAAACGCGCCTAGAGAATAATTTCGGTTTCTAAATAGCGCCAGAGGTACCAACGGTTCTGTGCTGCGTTTCGTAGCCGTTGCCTGCAGGCGCACAAACCACACCAGCAGCGCAATGCCAGCAAACAGCATCGCAATGGTCCACAGTGGCCAGCCCAGACCCGGGCCTTGTTGGATGGCAACCACCGCAGCGGTCATACCGACCAAAGAGACCACGACGCTGAGCTTGTCGATGCTCCGTGCATACGTCGGCAGCTTCGGCACCCACAGGGCAGACAGGATCAGTGCTGCAATCCCCAAAGGCAGGTGTAGGAAAAACACCCCGCGCCATCCAAAGATGCTGATGATAAAACCACCCACGACCGGCCCGACCAGCGAGGCAATGGAGCCTACCGCGCCCCACACGCCAAGAGCGGGTCCGCGGGCATCGGCGGGGAAAATTCGGTTAATAACGGCCATGGTCTGCGGGGTCAAAATAGCAGCGCCTAAGCCTTGCGCGGCACGTGCTACTAATAACACGGTCATATTCGTTGCCAACGATGCCGCAAGTGCCGCCAGAACAAAGACCGTAATGCCCAATTGGAACATGCGCGCCTGGCCGAAGCGGTCTCCCAACCGCCCGGTAAACAGCAGCGGTACCACCATGCACAG from Corynebacterium ammoniagenes DSM 20306 harbors:
- a CDS encoding 6-phosphofructokinase: MRLATLTSGGDCPGLNAVIRAIVRTASNEFGDTVVGYEDGWVGLMEDRRRDLYDDATIDRILLRGGTILGTGRLHPDKFKAGLDTIKSNLDDAGVDALIAIGGEGTLKGAKWLADNGVPVIGVPKTIDNDVNATDYTFGFDTAVSVATDAIDRLHTTAESHNRILIVEVMGRHVGWIALHAGMAGGAHYTVIPEVPFDVADICKAMERRFQMGEKYGIICVAEGALPKEGTMDFGEGEEDEFGHTTFNDIGQVIGDEIKSRTGYDVRTTVLGHIQRGGTPTAYDRVLATRYGVSAARAAHEGLSNKCVALRGEDIKLVDLADAVDELKTVPKHRYENAQALFG
- a CDS encoding DHA2 family efflux MFS transporter permease subunit, coding for MPEITKPQAWRALAALCLGFFMVLMDQTIVAIATPEIMAHFDTEFDQVVWVTSIYLLCMVVPLLFTGRLGDRFGQARMFQLGITVFVLAALAASLATNMTVLLVARAAQGLGAAILTPQTMAVINRIFPADARGPALGVWGAVGSIASLVGPVVGGFIISIFGWRGVFFLHLPLGIAALILSALWVPKLPTYARSIDKLSVVVSLVGMTAAVVAIQQGPGLGWPLWTIAMLFAGIALLVWFVRLQATATKRSTEPLVPLALFRNRNYSLGAFSISTMGFAVSSQMLPIMMWFQTGRGLDSATAGLMMVPMAVAAGLGSPIVGPLADRINPRVLSVIGFGSVVASLVWIAGIMYTDANLLWFIGASTLLGIGNAFVWAPNSVTAMRTVELKYMGAASGVYNTTRQTGAVVGAAAVGAAMQVGAVSFGLNHGMALAVLLPAAVMVAGLIAVAFFENTLGKTS